A portion of the Caloranaerobacter ferrireducens genome contains these proteins:
- a CDS encoding efflux RND transporter periplasmic adaptor subunit, which translates to MAKRKKILAISLLVILGIVIIGIGAYKAAKKEDKKGAFVKVVEVSKEDISSTIISDGTIKSKNQRNVVTTLPYTIKEILAKEGDRVSKGQILAKLDTEDIEFKIRTAEINLEIEKQVLKDMLEGTDTFQLEKNLENAKLNYESAQKKYQNSVKLYNAGAISKAQLDADESALTVAKISFELAQKQLEDANKTKNIENQRKRIELQELNLNNQKEALSKCIIKSPIDGVIVYSSAKLGIPANTASPLFVIDDVSDLEIEVNISEYDVNDIKLGQEVKITGEAFKNQEYKGKVSYIAPIATEMNTGRGIETNVKIKIDILNPNEKIKPGFSADVSINTANKKDALVVPYEALYHKKDGSIVVFKVEEGKAVEIPVLIGVEGDLKVEIISKDLKEGDQVILNPSEKIKDGMDVNILKGDKK; encoded by the coding sequence ATGGCAAAGAGAAAAAAGATTTTAGCAATTTCTTTATTAGTTATTTTAGGAATAGTAATAATAGGGATAGGAGCATATAAAGCAGCAAAAAAGGAAGATAAAAAAGGAGCTTTTGTAAAAGTAGTTGAAGTATCTAAAGAGGATATATCTTCAACAATAATTTCAGATGGTACTATAAAATCTAAAAATCAGAGAAATGTAGTAACAACACTTCCATATACGATAAAAGAAATATTAGCTAAAGAAGGGGATAGAGTATCTAAAGGCCAAATACTAGCAAAGTTAGATACAGAGGATATTGAATTTAAGATAAGGACTGCAGAAATCAATTTGGAAATAGAAAAACAGGTTTTAAAGGATATGCTTGAAGGTACAGATACTTTTCAACTCGAGAAGAATTTAGAAAATGCAAAATTAAATTATGAAAGTGCTCAAAAGAAATATCAGAATTCTGTTAAATTATATAATGCAGGGGCGATAAGCAAAGCACAATTAGATGCTGATGAGTCAGCACTAACTGTGGCTAAGATTAGTTTCGAATTAGCTCAGAAACAGTTAGAAGATGCAAACAAAACTAAAAATATAGAAAATCAAAGAAAGAGAATTGAGTTACAAGAGTTAAATTTAAATAACCAAAAAGAAGCTCTTAGTAAATGTATAATAAAAAGCCCAATAGATGGAGTTATTGTTTATTCAAGTGCTAAGCTTGGTATACCAGCTAATACAGCTTCACCTTTGTTTGTTATTGATGATGTAAGTGATTTGGAGATTGAAGTAAATATTAGTGAATACGATGTAAATGATATAAAATTAGGGCAAGAAGTTAAAATAACTGGAGAAGCGTTTAAAAATCAGGAATATAAAGGTAAAGTTTCATATATAGCACCTATAGCAACTGAAATGAATACAGGAAGAGGTATTGAAACAAATGTAAAAATAAAGATTGATATATTAAATCCTAATGAAAAGATAAAGCCAGGTTTTTCAGCAGATGTTTCTATTAATACTGCAAATAAAAAAGATGCTTTAGTAGTTCCATATGAAGCTTTATATCATAAGAAAGATGGAAGTATAGTTGTATTTAAAGTAGAAGAAGGTAAAGCAGTAGAAATACCAGTTTTGATAGGTGTTGAAGGGGACTTAAAAGTAGAAATAATTTCTAAAGATTTAAAAGAAGGGGACCAAGTTATACTAAATCCTAGTGAAAAAATAAAGGATGGAATGGATGTTAATATACTGAAAGGTGATAAGAAATGA
- the rimI gene encoding ribosomal protein S18-alanine N-acetyltransferase: protein MSKIIIRDMTEEDIDEVLDIEKKSFKTPWSRDAFIKEVNQNKLAKLIVASIEGKVVGYGGIWLIVDEGHITNIAVHPNFRGLGIGNLLVEGLIKICRERGINRMTLEVRKSNKIAQSLYKKFGFKECGIRPGYYSDTKEDAIIMWKEM from the coding sequence ATGAGTAAGATCATAATTAGAGATATGACAGAAGAAGATATTGATGAAGTTCTTGATATAGAAAAAAAGTCATTTAAAACGCCATGGTCGAGAGATGCTTTTATAAAAGAAGTTAATCAGAATAAGCTTGCTAAGCTTATAGTAGCTTCTATTGAGGGGAAGGTAGTAGGTTATGGTGGCATTTGGCTTATTGTAGATGAGGGGCATATAACAAATATAGCTGTTCATCCTAATTTTAGAGGACTAGGAATAGGAAATTTATTAGTAGAGGGTCTTATTAAGATTTGCAGAGAAAGAGGAATAAATAGGATGACTTTAGAGGTTAGAAAATCAAATAAGATAGCTCAGTCTTTGTATAAAAAATTTGGCTTTAAAGAGTGCGGTATAAGGCCGGGTTACTATTCTGATACAAAAGAAGATGCAATAATAATGTGGAAAGAGATGTGA
- the tsaB gene encoding tRNA (adenosine(37)-N6)-threonylcarbamoyltransferase complex dimerization subunit type 1 TsaB, whose amino-acid sequence MKILAVDTSSIVATCAILDEDKLIGEYILNNKRTHSQKIMPIIKEILENSELKPEDIDIFAVSIGPGSFTGLRIGVATIKSLAHVLNKPVIGIPTLDALAFNLPYSEGIIVPMIDARRDRVFTGIYKWENGSLCVIQKADTIELDELMDILKERDESIIVNGDGTLVYRQRILEVLGEKVLFAPKSANMARASSVAELALSRAKEGKLESFFDLVPDYLRKSQAQREYEEKIKCCGEKNE is encoded by the coding sequence GTGAAGATACTTGCGGTAGATACGTCTAGTATTGTTGCAACTTGTGCTATACTTGATGAAGATAAATTGATCGGTGAGTATATATTAAATAATAAAAGAACTCATTCTCAGAAAATAATGCCTATAATAAAAGAAATTTTAGAAAATAGTGAATTAAAACCAGAGGATATAGATATTTTTGCAGTATCAATCGGACCAGGTTCATTTACAGGTTTAAGAATTGGAGTAGCAACTATAAAGAGTTTAGCTCATGTTTTGAATAAGCCAGTTATTGGTATACCTACATTAGATGCTCTAGCATTTAATTTACCTTATTCTGAGGGGATTATTGTACCAATGATAGATGCTAGAAGGGATAGAGTATTTACTGGAATTTACAAATGGGAAAATGGTAGTCTTTGTGTTATACAAAAAGCAGACACAATAGAGTTAGATGAACTTATGGATATTTTAAAAGAAAGAGATGAAAGTATTATTGTTAATGGAGATGGTACATTAGTTTACAGGCAGAGAATACTTGAGGTTTTAGGAGAGAAAGTATTATTTGCACCGAAATCTGCAAATATGGCAAGAGCATCGTCAGTTGCAGAATTAGCACTATCAAGGGCAAAAGAAGGAAAACTAGAAAGCTTTTTTGACTTAGTTCCTGATTATCTTAGAAAGTCCCAAGCTCAGAGGGAGTATGAAGAGAAAATTAAGTGTTGTGGTGAAAAAAATGAGTAA
- the tsaE gene encoding tRNA (adenosine(37)-N6)-threonylcarbamoyltransferase complex ATPase subunit type 1 TsaE translates to MVKIKTNSPEETNFFGYKLGTLLKSGDVLCLNGDLGAGKTTLTQSIAKGLDVKDYVTSPTFTLINEYEGRYPVYHFDVYRIDDIDEMYDLGFEEYIYSEGVTIIEWASIIEDILPLERLDITIKRGKEFNEREIIIEAKGKRYEEIVKELIK, encoded by the coding sequence ATGGTTAAGATAAAAACAAACAGTCCTGAAGAAACTAATTTTTTTGGATATAAATTAGGAACACTTTTAAAAAGTGGGGATGTTTTGTGTTTAAATGGTGATTTAGGAGCGGGAAAAACAACATTAACACAATCAATAGCTAAAGGACTTGATGTTAAAGATTATGTTACTAGTCCTACTTTTACATTGATTAATGAATATGAGGGAAGATATCCAGTATATCATTTTGATGTATATAGGATAGACGATATAGATGAGATGTATGATTTAGGATTTGAAGAATATATATATTCAGAAGGAGTTACTATCATTGAATGGGCTAGTATAATAGAAGATATACTACCTTTAGAAAGATTAGATATTACTATAAAAAGAGGAAAAGAATTTAACGAAAGAGAAATAATAATAGAAGCTAAAGGGAAACGATATGAAGAAATTGTTAAGGAGTTGATCAAATAG
- a CDS encoding pyridoxal phosphate-dependent aminotransferase, with amino-acid sequence MLSKRLNNITPSFTIGISNKVQKLREEGLDIINLSIGEPDFFTPDKAKEEAIKAIHNNKTKYDSASGLKELKKVIQNKLWTENGINYEVDEIVVSSGAKHSITNSLLALLDEGDEVLIPKPYWVSYPEMVKLVGGKPVFVETDKSNNFKVTVEELKEAQSSRTKAIIISNPSNPAGSIYREKELIPIVKFCLENNIYIISDEIYEKIRYIDDYKSIAAISKEAKDITITINGLSKSASMTGWRVGYSASNKEIAKAISTIQGHLVSHPSTISQWAAFGALSYCEEEINEMVKVYKSRRDRIVSILNKIKPLSFIYPEGAFYLFIDISQLKQNMNYDGSFSIHFADRLLEESKVAVVPGIAFGMDDYIRISYACSIDTLTEGLNRIAEFIQKISR; translated from the coding sequence ATGCTATCTAAAAGATTAAACAATATTACTCCGTCATTTACAATTGGTATAAGTAATAAGGTTCAAAAACTTAGAGAAGAAGGTCTAGACATAATTAATCTAAGTATTGGAGAACCAGATTTTTTTACTCCAGATAAAGCGAAAGAAGAAGCGATTAAGGCTATACATAATAATAAAACAAAATATGACTCCGCTTCAGGTTTAAAGGAACTAAAAAAAGTTATTCAAAACAAACTTTGGACTGAAAATGGAATCAATTATGAAGTTGATGAGATAGTTGTGTCTAGTGGAGCTAAACATTCTATAACTAATTCATTATTAGCTTTGTTAGATGAAGGGGACGAGGTGCTTATACCTAAGCCATATTGGGTAAGTTATCCTGAGATGGTTAAATTGGTAGGAGGAAAACCTGTATTTGTAGAAACAGATAAATCTAACAATTTCAAGGTTACAGTTGAAGAATTGAAAGAGGCTCAAAGTTCAAGGACAAAGGCGATAATAATTTCGAATCCATCAAATCCAGCTGGAAGTATATATAGAGAAAAAGAGTTAATTCCTATAGTTAAGTTTTGTTTAGAGAACAATATATATATAATTTCAGATGAAATATATGAAAAGATACGCTATATTGACGATTATAAAAGTATTGCTGCTATTTCTAAGGAAGCTAAAGATATAACAATAACTATAAATGGACTTTCTAAATCAGCTTCTATGACTGGATGGAGAGTAGGATATTCAGCTTCTAATAAAGAAATAGCCAAAGCTATTTCTACTATACAAGGGCATTTAGTTTCTCATCCTTCAACAATATCACAATGGGCAGCATTCGGAGCACTATCTTATTGTGAAGAAGAAATAAATGAGATGGTTAAGGTTTATAAAAGTCGTAGAGATAGGATAGTTTCAATATTAAATAAAATAAAACCATTATCATTTATTTATCCTGAAGGAGCTTTTTACTTATTTATCGACATTTCGCAATTAAAGCAAAATATGAATTATGATGGGAGTTTTTCTATTCATTTCGCAGACAGATTACTTGAAGAAAGTAAGGTAGCTGTTGTACCTGGCATAGCTTTTGGAATGGATGATTATATAAGGATTTCTTATGCATGTAGTATAGATACGTTAACAGAAGGATTAAATAGAATTGCAGAATTCATACAAAAAATTAGCAGATAG
- a CDS encoding ECF transporter S component, which translates to MLTLKERLNTRMLTKISVLSVLAFLIMYIEVPLWFTPEFLKIDLSDIPALIGAFALGPMAGVIIEFVKNILHLVIKGTVTMGVGELANFLVGSVLVYTASYIYLKKKTFKNAVLGMVIGTVMMTLVASLSNYYFLIPFYAKLFGAPIDAFVEMGAKVNKFVADYKTFILFAIVPFNLLKGIIVSLATIVLYKKISPILHK; encoded by the coding sequence ATGTTAACACTAAAAGAAAGACTTAATACTAGAATGCTTACTAAAATATCTGTTTTATCAGTACTTGCATTTCTTATTATGTATATTGAAGTACCTTTATGGTTTACACCAGAGTTTCTAAAGATTGACTTAAGTGATATACCTGCTTTAATAGGAGCTTTTGCATTAGGTCCTATGGCTGGAGTTATAATTGAATTTGTTAAAAATATACTTCATCTTGTAATTAAAGGAACTGTAACTATGGGAGTTGGAGAGTTAGCCAATTTCTTAGTAGGAAGCGTATTAGTTTATACTGCAAGTTATATCTATCTTAAGAAAAAAACATTTAAAAATGCAGTTTTAGGTATGGTTATAGGGACTGTAATGATGACGCTTGTAGCTTCTTTATCAAATTATTACTTCTTAATACCGTTTTATGCAAAACTGTTTGGTGCTCCGATAGATGCTTTTGTTGAAATGGGTGCCAAAGTTAATAAATTTGTTGCTGACTATAAAACTTTTATCTTATTTGCAATAGTTCCTTTCAATTTATTAAAAGGGATAATTGTATCATTGGCTACGATCGTATTGTATAAGAAAATATCACCAATTTTACACAAGTAA
- a CDS encoding amidohydrolase has protein sequence MLLIQNGKILTMTGEIIENGSILIENGKIKEVGKDIVVPLDVEVIDAKGKLVTPGLIDAHCHLGLWEDGIGFEGDDGNEWVDPITPHLRAIDGINPMDRTFKEAYEGGVTCVATGPGSANVVGGQFAAIKTYGDRIDDMIVKEPLAMKIAFGENPKRVYHSQKKSPITRMATAAKLRETLFKAKRYVEKLEKAKEDESKMPEFDIKMEAMAKVIRKEIPLKAHAHRADDILTAIRIAKEFDVDITLDHCTEGHLIVEHLVKEGKYAIVGPSLTDRSKFELKNLTFETPGILQKAGVKVAIMTDSPVIPLQYLPLCAGLAVKAGMDEMEAFKAITINAAEILGIDDRVGSIEVGKDADIVIFDGHPLRDVDCKVYVTIIDGKVVYKR, from the coding sequence ATGTTATTAATTCAAAACGGTAAAATTTTGACTATGACTGGAGAAATAATTGAAAATGGGAGTATTTTAATAGAAAATGGAAAGATTAAGGAAGTGGGTAAAGACATAGTTGTACCACTAGATGTTGAAGTAATTGATGCTAAAGGAAAACTTGTAACTCCAGGATTAATTGATGCACATTGTCATTTAGGATTATGGGAAGATGGTATAGGTTTTGAAGGAGATGACGGCAATGAGTGGGTTGACCCAATAACTCCACATTTGAGAGCTATTGATGGTATAAATCCTATGGATAGAACGTTTAAAGAGGCATATGAAGGTGGCGTTACATGTGTAGCGACAGGCCCAGGTAGTGCTAATGTAGTTGGAGGACAATTTGCAGCCATAAAGACATATGGAGATAGAATAGATGATATGATTGTAAAAGAACCTTTGGCTATGAAAATAGCTTTTGGAGAAAATCCTAAGAGGGTTTATCATAGTCAAAAGAAATCTCCAATTACAAGGATGGCAACTGCAGCAAAACTTAGGGAAACACTTTTTAAAGCTAAAAGATATGTTGAGAAATTAGAAAAAGCTAAAGAAGATGAATCAAAAATGCCTGAATTTGATATTAAAATGGAAGCTATGGCAAAGGTAATTAGAAAAGAAATACCGCTTAAGGCTCATGCTCATAGAGCAGATGATATACTAACAGCTATAAGGATAGCTAAGGAGTTTGATGTAGATATAACTTTAGATCATTGTACTGAAGGTCATTTAATTGTAGAACATTTAGTAAAAGAAGGTAAATATGCTATAGTTGGTCCAAGTTTAACTGATAGAAGTAAATTTGAACTTAAGAATTTAACTTTTGAAACTCCTGGAATATTACAAAAAGCTGGTGTTAAAGTTGCAATAATGACAGATTCGCCAGTAATACCATTGCAGTATTTACCTCTTTGTGCTGGACTTGCTGTAAAAGCAGGTATGGATGAAATGGAAGCATTTAAAGCTATAACTATAAATGCTGCTGAAATATTAGGAATAGATGATAGAGTTGGAAGTATTGAAGTAGGTAAAGATGCTGATATCGTTATATTTGATGGTCATCCATTAAGAGATGTTGATTGTAAAGTATATGTAACAATAATTGATGGTAAGGTGGTTTATAAAAGATAG